TCAGCACGAGGCGGCGGTGGGGGGGACGCagaggtgctggcagcccccagcccccccagacTGGGCATAGAGGAGGTGCCTgtggtgctgcgggggccggttcttggggacacgggggtccCCGTGGCCGCGGGCAGGATGGGGGCACCCTCACACCGCTCTgggcagccccgagcagagAGCAAGCCCCGAGCATCCGATGTCACACGTGCTCAAGGCTCTCTGGGGCTCACACCTCGATGTTTTCCTCTCCCCAAActttgcaccccccccccccccggtctcAGCGCACGGCCGGCAGCGTGAAGCTGTCAACAGCCGTGAGTCGCTCGCCTTCGCCCGCTGTGAGCTCATTAAAGCCAACTCCATCGACACAACTcagccccggggcggccgcgcGGCGCTGAGGACCCCAGGTGCTGCCACGAGCCCTTCCCAGCGAGCGATGCCCAACCGGCAGGGACAGGCAAGGGGACAAGGGACAGTGGCAGGGGACAGGACCTTGTtgggagcagcccccccccggcgccagCGCTGGCTGCAGCCCATTGTTTCCAGCTCTGGGCcatggaacaaaaaaaataaataaataaaaaatcggATCACAGCAAAAAATAATGGCCCAGATGAAAAGCAgccgctggagcaggggggggAGCACACGGGgcagggagcccccccggcaggtgCCCTGTGCTGGGTCGAAAGGCAAAGAGCTGCCAGGCGGGGAGGGAGATGTGGGGGCAGCGAGGGAcggcgctgctggggctggagctgggggcagccgggggcagcccaACGGCCCCCCCCAGAAGGTCCCCGCGCCCGGCACCTCCCCGAGCTCACCTGTGCAGGACGCTTTGTGCCGGCCGGACCCGAGATAAGAGCCGTGCCGTGACCGTGTGCCGGCCTGGGAAAGGCGCACGGGCGAGGGGACGCGCGCCCCGCTGCCACCGACCccgcggggcagggctggggacccccgCTGGCGTCCCCCCGGGGTGGGCAGCGATGGGGGCACCGGGCTCCGACGGGGTgagccccagagccccccccccggcagcggaGCCCCAGCCGGGCtctgtccccaaggtccccgcCGGTGTCACCCGTTAACCCCCGCGGTGACAGCTGGCAGCGGCCCGGAGCCGCCCGGTCCCGCACCGGGACCCGctcagccccgcggccccggtCACGCGTGGGGCACGGCGACAGCCCCCcaccggggcgggggcggcgaggagcccccgcgccgctcccgttacagcccccagccccgtccccacggcaccggcgccccccccccccgccggtaCCTCCTTGCAGACGTGCAGCCGCTCCCCGGCGCGGCCCGGcggcacggcggcggcggccacgCACAGCGCCAGCAGcacccgccgggccccggccccggccccggtcccggtcccggccatggcgcagcggcggcggcggcggcagcgctcGGCCCCGTGCGGGcaccggccccgcggccccgccccccgccaaCGGCCCCGCGCGCGCACCTGCCGCCACCTGcaccgcccccgccccgcccccggcaccgggcaccggcaccgggcctCGCCCCCCGGGGCatcgccccctcccccccccgggagcggcaccggcaccgggcatCGTCGCCCCCCGGGAGCCCGGTCCCGGGCATCGCCCCCCgtgccctccctccctccccctcccggTCTCCCCGTGTCATCCCCGCCGTgtgcccccgcccccccccccccagcaccgggcaTCCCCTGTAACGGCCCCGCCCTCGCAGCCGTTACCGGGCAACGGCCGCGGCCAGCACCGGCCCCGCCatggcgggcggcggcgccgcgtccccgccgggccccccccggccttgGAGCCGCCTCCACGCCACGCCCGCGCGGTGCACCCGGGACCACGGGTGAGTGCCCGGTgtgtgcccccctccccccccccccgctaccGCCCCCGGTGCGGCGGCTGAGCCCCTGTCCCCGTGCAGGGCCCCCCGGCAGCCGCAGCGGCCCCCGGAGCCCTCCCCGCGGTGCTGGGTGAGCCCCAGGAAGGAGTCGGTGCACAGCATCCAGGGGGGCATCGGTACGGGGGGTACCGGTACGGGGGGTACCGGGGACGGGGCGGGCAGCACGGGGGCGGGGCggttgcgggggggggggggggcggaaccGGGACGGGGCGGTTgggtggggggggtgcgggAACCGGCTGCCGGGGGTGCCGCGGTGCCCCCGCCCCggttgcggggggggggggtacgtGGGGGccgccccggtgccgccgcgatccgccgcccgcccccccgcaGAGTGCCCGCACAGCGCGGCCACCAACAGCGGCTACTCGCGCAAGGCGGACGGCGGCTTCTTCTCCCCGtagcggccccccccccccccaaataaaggCCCGAGCGgcccggtgccggcggggcGGATCAGAATCGCGGCGCGCTcaggggccggcggcggggccaggCCTCGCCTATCTGATCGACTCatcccgcccgcccgccgcacAGCGCCCGGGGGCTTCGCGGCGCGGCTCTTCTCATCTCGGCCGGGGGCCGATCAAATAAGATCAACGT
The sequence above is a segment of the Anser cygnoides isolate HZ-2024a breed goose chromosome 25, Taihu_goose_T2T_genome, whole genome shotgun sequence genome. Coding sequences within it:
- the CFAP276 gene encoding cilia- and flagella-associated protein 276, yielding MAGGGAASPPGPPRPWSRLHATPARCTRDHGAPRQPQRPPEPSPRCWVSPRKESVHSIQGGIECPHSAATNSGYSRKADGGFFSP